The following proteins are co-located in the Shouchella hunanensis genome:
- a CDS encoding YtpI family protein: MLNQILIIVAIAAFLLYLFSRIKAIRLKDSLEKKILESRAQLALGATLIAISVILLLLSNFTAIQIVIGGIFLLFGIANATHGARAHKHYTAQLD, translated from the coding sequence ATGTTGAATCAAATTCTTATTATTGTAGCCATTGCTGCTTTTCTTTTATATCTTTTTAGTCGAATTAAAGCGATTCGTTTAAAAGATTCTTTAGAAAAGAAGATTTTAGAATCTCGAGCGCAACTGGCCTTAGGTGCGACATTAATCGCTATTAGTGTTATTTTACTACTCTTGTCAAACTTCACTGCCATTCAAATAGTAATTGGCGGGATCTTTTTACTGTTTGGTATTGCCAACGCTACTCACGGGGCACGCGCCCATAAACATTATACAGCTCAACTTGACTAA
- a CDS encoding acetyl-CoA carboxylase carboxyltransferase subunit alpha, with the protein MTTERNFEKPVLELRNKIEELRKFAKEKDLDLSSEIHKMEVRLQELEESVYTNIQPWERVQIARDHERPTSLDYISLLFSDFLELHGDRLFGDDKAIVAGIATFEDQPITVIGHQRGKDTKENIMRYFGSPHPEGYRKALRLMKQAEKFNRPIVCFIDTKGAYPGKSAEERGQSEAIARNLLMMAGLNVPTISIVIGEGGSGGALALGVADRIYMLENSTYSVISPEGAAALLWKDSTQAKRAAETMKITAPDLYELGVIDSIIEEPKGGAQRNMEEQAVSMRRVLRDALNDLKAKPVETLLEERYEKYKKMGQIADKRVKAESK; encoded by the coding sequence ATGACTACTGAACGAAATTTTGAAAAACCTGTATTGGAGCTTCGAAATAAGATAGAAGAGCTTCGCAAATTTGCAAAAGAAAAAGATTTAGATTTAAGTTCTGAGATCCATAAAATGGAAGTTCGTTTACAAGAACTAGAGGAATCGGTCTACACGAACATACAGCCATGGGAACGGGTGCAAATTGCTCGAGATCATGAACGGCCAACGAGCCTTGATTATATTTCTCTTTTGTTTTCTGATTTTCTGGAACTTCACGGTGATCGACTTTTTGGCGATGATAAAGCGATTGTTGCTGGAATTGCGACGTTTGAAGATCAGCCTATTACGGTAATTGGTCACCAACGAGGAAAAGATACAAAAGAAAATATTATGCGCTACTTTGGTTCTCCTCATCCAGAAGGTTACCGAAAAGCATTACGCTTAATGAAGCAAGCAGAAAAATTTAATCGCCCAATTGTTTGCTTTATTGACACTAAAGGCGCTTATCCAGGTAAGTCGGCAGAAGAGCGTGGCCAAAGCGAAGCCATTGCAAGAAACCTACTTATGATGGCTGGTTTAAACGTTCCAACTATTAGCATTGTCATAGGAGAAGGTGGAAGCGGTGGGGCACTTGCCCTCGGCGTTGCTGATCGAATTTATATGTTGGAGAACTCAACGTATTCGGTTATTTCACCAGAAGGCGCAGCTGCATTATTATGGAAAGATTCTACACAAGCGAAAAGAGCGGCAGAGACGATGAAAATTACTGCACCGGATTTATATGAGCTTGGTGTAATCGATTCAATTATTGAAGAACCTAAAGGCGGCGCGCAACGTAACATGGAGGAGCAGGCTGTTAGCATGAGACGTGTGTTACGTGATGCCTTGAATGACTTAAAAGCAAAGCCTGTAGAGACGCTTTTAGAGGAACGATATGAAAAGTATAAGAAAATGGGACAAATAGCTGATAAACGAGTTAAAGCAGAATCTAAATGA
- the pfkA gene encoding 6-phosphofructokinase, with translation MKRIGVLTSGGDSPGMNAAIRAVVRKAIYHGIEVYGISYGYQGLIEGDIKKMELGSVGDIIHRGGTMLYTARCEEFKTLEGQKKGIEQLKKHGIEGLVVIGGDGSYRGAQKLSEHGFPTVGVPGTIDNDIPGTDFTIGFDTALNTIIDAIDKIRDTATSHERTYVIEVMGRHAGDLALWAGLADGAETIVIPEEEHDMNLILANIKRGVERGKKHSIIIVAEGVGSGFDFGEKISAEMNVETRVTVLGHIQRGGSPTGADRVLASRLAAKAVDLLLEGKAGMTVGIQRNEIVCHSINDILDQPHKIDTDMYKLSQELSI, from the coding sequence TTGAAACGTATTGGTGTATTAACAAGTGGTGGCGATTCACCTGGTATGAATGCAGCGATTCGCGCAGTTGTTCGAAAAGCAATCTATCATGGAATTGAAGTGTATGGAATTTCTTATGGCTATCAAGGTTTAATTGAAGGCGATATTAAGAAAATGGAGCTCGGCTCTGTTGGGGACATTATCCACCGAGGCGGCACAATGTTATATACAGCACGATGTGAAGAATTCAAAACCCTTGAAGGACAAAAAAAGGGTATTGAACAACTTAAGAAACATGGAATCGAAGGACTTGTCGTCATTGGTGGAGATGGGTCTTATCGTGGCGCGCAAAAATTAAGCGAGCATGGTTTCCCAACAGTTGGTGTACCAGGGACGATTGACAACGATATACCTGGAACAGACTTTACAATTGGTTTTGATACAGCGCTAAACACCATTATTGATGCCATTGATAAAATCCGTGACACTGCTACATCTCATGAGCGTACGTACGTTATTGAAGTAATGGGTCGTCATGCAGGAGATCTTGCGCTTTGGGCAGGACTTGCTGATGGTGCTGAAACAATTGTTATTCCAGAGGAAGAGCATGATATGAACCTCATTCTTGCCAACATTAAACGTGGTGTTGAGCGTGGCAAAAAGCATAGTATTATTATTGTTGCTGAAGGTGTTGGATCAGGCTTTGATTTTGGTGAAAAAATTAGTGCTGAAATGAATGTGGAGACACGTGTAACGGTGCTAGGACATATTCAGCGGGGTGGATCACCAACTGGAGCTGATCGAGTGCTTGCTAGTCGTTTAGCTGCAAAAGCCGTTGACTTATTATTAGAAGGTAAAGCGGGCATGACTGTAGGAATACAACGTAATGAAATTGTTTGTCATTCCATTAATGATATTTTAGATCAACCACATAAAATTGACACAGATATGTACAAGCTTTCGCAAGAACTGTCGATTTAA
- a CDS encoding DHH family phosphoesterase, translated as MFNHIIEKIEQFETIIIHRHVRPDPDALGSQLGLKAMIKQSFPNKHVYAVGEEEPSLMFLGRMDTIDDDVYEGALVIVCDTANTDRISDDRFNDGKVLIKLDHHPNEEPYGDIVLVDTTVSSTSELIVALQEHSSVLTLTEEASFLLYSGIVGDTGRFRFRNTTGETLRRTALLLDQGVDTQKLFNQLYKRELPLVRLEGYILQNFELFDGRVGVMKLPKATLQSFDVTSNESSLLVNCFSGVEDIQIWVFFVEEEDRIRVRLRSKAIVINGIAKEHHGGGHPVAAGATAYSWKEVEEIIRKLRQAVHV; from the coding sequence ATGTTTAACCATATTATTGAGAAAATCGAACAATTTGAAACGATCATTATTCATCGTCACGTGCGACCAGACCCTGATGCGTTAGGGTCACAACTTGGCTTAAAGGCTATGATTAAACAAAGCTTTCCGAATAAACATGTCTATGCTGTAGGCGAGGAAGAACCATCTCTTATGTTCTTAGGAAGAATGGATACAATTGATGACGACGTGTATGAGGGTGCATTGGTGATTGTTTGTGATACAGCAAACACAGACAGGATAAGCGACGATCGTTTCAATGATGGGAAAGTGCTAATTAAGCTAGATCATCATCCGAATGAAGAGCCTTATGGAGACATTGTGCTTGTGGATACCACGGTAAGTTCAACGTCGGAATTAATTGTTGCGCTACAAGAGCATTCGTCTGTGTTAACTCTGACTGAAGAAGCATCATTTTTACTTTATTCAGGAATTGTCGGAGACACAGGTCGTTTTCGATTCCGCAATACAACAGGAGAGACGTTAAGAAGAACTGCTTTATTGCTTGATCAAGGAGTGGATACTCAGAAATTATTTAATCAACTCTACAAGCGAGAATTACCGCTTGTCCGCTTAGAGGGATATATTCTGCAAAATTTTGAGTTGTTTGATGGGCGTGTTGGGGTAATGAAGCTTCCAAAAGCGACGTTACAATCATTTGATGTTACATCTAACGAATCTTCTTTGCTTGTAAATTGCTTCTCTGGTGTAGAAGATATTCAAATTTGGGTCTTTTTTGTAGAAGAGGAAGATCGTATCCGCGTAAGACTAAGATCGAAGGCCATTGTCATTAATGGGATTGCTAAAGAACACCATGGTGGTGGTCATCCTGTAGCCGCTGGAGCAACTGCGTATTCTTGGAAGGAAGTGGAAGAAATCATTCGGAAGCTAAGACAAGCAGTGCATGTTTAA
- a CDS encoding FadR/GntR family transcriptional regulator: MATDKRYIEIIRALSEMIQQDDLKSGDKLPSERELSDRLQVGRSSIREALRGLELLDIIETKRGEGTFMKAPSSYRLVDLLLSFILKDDQARKDLSETRRIVEIEALKLAVYRISEDEVHHLDELISHSKMKWSHGDFPVEADYQFHETIVKACGNVLLYNIWKSLVAFNKEAIKESLERKGRPPESIKEHELVVEAIKHGEVEKALEAMSHHLKNSRF, from the coding sequence ATGGCTACGGACAAACGCTACATTGAAATTATTCGTGCCCTTAGCGAGATGATTCAGCAAGATGACTTAAAAAGTGGCGACAAGCTACCATCGGAAAGAGAATTGAGCGACCGACTCCAAGTTGGTCGCTCATCCATTCGTGAAGCTTTACGAGGCTTAGAGCTTCTTGACATCATTGAGACAAAAAGAGGCGAAGGGACTTTCATGAAAGCTCCCTCAAGCTATAGGCTAGTGGATCTGCTTTTATCTTTTATCTTAAAAGACGACCAAGCAAGGAAGGATTTAAGTGAGACGAGGCGAATTGTAGAGATAGAAGCGTTAAAGTTAGCTGTCTATCGAATTTCTGAAGACGAAGTACACCACTTAGACGAGCTTATTTCACATTCGAAAATGAAATGGAGTCATGGGGACTTTCCTGTAGAAGCAGATTACCAGTTCCATGAGACTATCGTTAAAGCATGTGGGAATGTTTTACTTTATAATATTTGGAAATCGTTAGTGGCGTTTAATAAAGAAGCAATTAAAGAATCTCTTGAACGTAAGGGAAGACCACCTGAGTCGATTAAAGAACACGAGCTAGTTGTCGAAGCGATTAAGCATGGAGAAGTAGAGAAGGCGTTGGAAGCGATGAGTCATCACTTGAAAAACAGCCGTTTTTAA
- the ytrI gene encoding sporulation membrane protein YtrI, protein MFIPNYSKHRGWLRFFAGIMIGALIGWSFFIAEYGQKHDRLHGEIGKKDIIIEELQAKNAQFIHDLSLQNEENARQLLVQTVSVTILNAERYHLSQLNVYELRQQILKELQHLQGTSIETIASLTEVMESAVENKVYKINDNHYTVKITRTYALPDFRIDVEIIHEEQASTP, encoded by the coding sequence ATGTTTATTCCCAATTACTCGAAGCACCGAGGCTGGCTGCGTTTTTTCGCTGGCATCATGATAGGCGCCTTAATCGGCTGGTCTTTTTTCATTGCCGAATACGGACAAAAGCACGACCGCCTTCATGGAGAAATTGGAAAAAAAGACATCATTATTGAAGAATTACAAGCAAAGAACGCACAATTCATTCATGATTTATCATTACAAAATGAAGAAAATGCCCGACAGCTTCTGGTGCAAACCGTGTCTGTCACCATTTTAAATGCTGAACGCTACCATTTGAGCCAACTAAACGTATATGAACTAAGGCAGCAAATTTTAAAAGAGCTACAGCACCTTCAAGGGACAAGTATTGAAACCATTGCTAGTTTAACCGAAGTCATGGAAAGCGCCGTCGAGAATAAAGTCTACAAAATTAATGATAACCACTATACTGTAAAAATTACGAGAACGTACGCTTTACCAGACTTTCGTATTGATGTTGAAATCATTCATGAAGAACAAGCGAGCACCCCTTAA
- the accD gene encoding acetyl-CoA carboxylase, carboxyltransferase subunit beta produces MLKDMFSKKKKRYATIPSERAKIEVPEGLMTKCPSCRTIMYTKDLKKNLSVCRTCGHHHRMGAWERIEALIDEGTFQEMDADVIGGNPLAFPDYEKKLEADRKKTGLNEACVSGVGELNGHSVVLAVMDPHFRMASMGAAVGEKLTRAIEKAIETKHPLIIVAASGGARMQEGMISLMQMAKTSAALEKLDRTGGLFISVMTHPTTGGVSASFASLGDYNFAEPKALVGFAGRRIIEQTIREELPEDFQTAEFLLEHGQLDRVIPRLEMKDTLTTVLAIHQ; encoded by the coding sequence ATGTTAAAGGATATGTTTTCTAAGAAAAAGAAACGATATGCAACGATTCCATCTGAGCGAGCAAAAATAGAAGTACCTGAAGGGCTAATGACAAAATGCCCATCATGTCGCACGATTATGTACACTAAAGACCTTAAAAAGAATTTAAGTGTGTGCCGAACATGTGGACATCATCACCGGATGGGCGCTTGGGAACGAATTGAAGCGTTAATAGACGAAGGAACGTTTCAGGAAATGGATGCCGATGTAATTGGTGGAAATCCATTAGCGTTTCCTGATTATGAGAAGAAACTTGAAGCAGACCGTAAGAAAACAGGCTTAAACGAAGCGTGTGTGTCAGGTGTTGGTGAATTAAACGGTCATTCAGTTGTTTTAGCTGTTATGGATCCTCATTTCCGAATGGCGAGTATGGGGGCAGCGGTCGGTGAAAAGCTGACAAGAGCAATTGAAAAAGCAATTGAAACGAAACATCCTCTAATTATCGTGGCTGCTTCTGGCGGTGCGCGTATGCAAGAGGGGATGATTAGTTTAATGCAAATGGCGAAGACAAGTGCTGCACTTGAAAAATTAGATCGCACCGGTGGCTTGTTTATTTCAGTAATGACACATCCGACTACAGGTGGTGTTTCCGCAAGTTTCGCATCGTTAGGTGATTACAATTTTGCAGAACCAAAAGCACTTGTCGGCTTTGCTGGTCGTCGCATTATTGAACAAACGATTCGAGAGGAACTTCCGGAAGACTTCCAGACTGCGGAATTTCTGTTAGAGCATGGGCAATTAGATCGAGTTATCCCACGACTAGAAATGAAAGATACGCTGACAACAGTGTTGGCAATTCACCAGTAG
- a CDS encoding YtrH family sporulation protein, with amino-acid sequence MLLTKEMLAHLVMNFFIAFGVMIGGALIGGIGAFLIGKPVLSEIFSLSNSLKIWAIVAAIGGSFDAITKIESGLFSGVHEDIYRTLAMLLVAFCGAQSGSILLRWIVGDPV; translated from the coding sequence ATGCTTTTAACAAAAGAAATGCTTGCCCATTTAGTAATGAACTTCTTCATCGCTTTCGGCGTCATGATTGGTGGTGCATTAATTGGCGGTATAGGTGCCTTTCTAATCGGAAAACCCGTCCTTAGTGAAATTTTCAGCTTATCGAACAGCTTAAAAATCTGGGCAATTGTCGCAGCCATTGGTGGTTCTTTTGATGCGATTACGAAAATAGAAAGCGGCTTATTTAGCGGTGTACATGAAGATATTTATCGAACGCTTGCCATGCTGCTCGTTGCTTTTTGCGGTGCACAATCTGGCTCTATCTTGTTAAGGTGGATTGTAGGTGATCCAGTCTAA
- a CDS encoding NAD(P)-dependent malic enzyme produces MHRVNQGKLESKAKVPVKDARDLSLAYSPGVAEPCKEIFEDVESVYEYTMKGNMVAVVSNGTAVLGLGNIGPEASLPVMEGKAVLFKSFAGVDAFPICLRSNDVDEIVNTVKMLEPTFGGVNLEDIAAPDCFVIEERLKKETNIPIFHDDQHGTAIVTLAGLINALKLSGKKLSEIKVVANGAGAAGIAIIKLMLRMGVRDIVMCDTKGAIYEGRPYGMNAVKEQVAKRTNPNRQEGQLADVMKGADVFIGVSVAGAVTKEMVESMNVDPIIFAMANPIPEIMPEDAKAAGASVIGTGRSDFPNQVNNVLAFPGIFRGALDVRATHINEEMKVAAVYAIANLVDEKDLTADYVIPAPFDPRVAPAVAAAVAKKAMETGVSRVKVDPEEVAEKTRQLTIID; encoded by the coding sequence ATGCATCGTGTTAATCAAGGAAAACTAGAGTCAAAAGCGAAAGTGCCCGTTAAAGATGCAAGGGATTTAAGCTTAGCTTATTCACCAGGAGTAGCGGAGCCATGTAAAGAAATCTTTGAAGATGTTGAATCGGTTTATGAATATACGATGAAAGGCAATATGGTTGCGGTTGTTAGTAACGGGACTGCTGTGCTTGGGCTAGGGAATATTGGTCCAGAAGCATCCTTACCTGTTATGGAAGGTAAAGCAGTTTTATTTAAATCGTTTGCTGGAGTAGACGCGTTTCCAATTTGTCTCCGTTCGAACGACGTGGATGAAATTGTTAATACCGTTAAAATGCTTGAGCCTACGTTTGGTGGAGTGAATTTAGAAGATATAGCTGCTCCAGACTGTTTTGTTATAGAAGAACGTTTAAAGAAAGAAACAAATATTCCTATTTTCCACGATGACCAGCACGGGACAGCTATTGTTACATTAGCTGGTTTAATCAACGCACTTAAACTAAGCGGCAAAAAGCTATCAGAAATTAAAGTAGTGGCAAATGGTGCCGGTGCTGCTGGTATTGCGATAATTAAATTAATGTTGCGGATGGGTGTTCGTGATATCGTTATGTGCGACACGAAGGGCGCCATTTATGAAGGTCGTCCTTATGGAATGAACGCTGTTAAAGAACAAGTTGCAAAGCGTACAAACCCTAATAGACAAGAAGGTCAACTGGCAGACGTTATGAAAGGCGCCGATGTCTTTATTGGTGTGTCTGTTGCTGGAGCCGTTACAAAAGAAATGGTTGAAAGCATGAACGTTGATCCCATTATCTTTGCTATGGCCAATCCAATTCCTGAAATTATGCCTGAGGATGCAAAAGCAGCAGGTGCATCTGTAATCGGAACAGGTCGTTCAGATTTTCCTAACCAAGTAAACAACGTACTTGCTTTCCCTGGTATTTTCAGAGGAGCATTAGATGTACGAGCTACGCATATAAATGAAGAAATGAAAGTTGCAGCCGTTTATGCCATTGCTAACTTAGTGGACGAGAAAGATTTAACGGCAGATTACGTCATTCCTGCACCGTTTGATCCACGTGTTGCTCCAGCTGTTGCAGCGGCAGTAGCGAAAAAAGCAATGGAAACAGGGGTTTCAAGAGTAAAGGTGGACCCTGAAGAGGTTGCGGAGAAAACGAGACAATTAACGATCATCGACTAA
- a CDS encoding DNA polymerase III subunit alpha: MSTLLSNIYSEHSLLQSGLTIKAYVQQAKQLGYKNLALTDKHTLSGVYDFLKECEKVDMKPLVGLECTVLVKDVRLTVRLLAKNKQGYQQLVELSSAMRMSKENGISYEVFQQHTTACIVLLSRQSFTQAKDWHKRWLALTSHSEGRLEIHGASDYTLIEFAEAHGIVCVAAPPIRFLKEENYDFYRLLTAIGAGTTVDHVVLEEESENAYLLSLTERKKRFSEALLQETDALADKIETFTLFQKPTIPRFDGLEEKEAHEQLQEKAMKGFQQRYQSNPSEEAMERLEKELNVIKQLGFASYFLIVADFMNYAHRSNILTGPGRGSSASSIVAYALRITDVDPLKHGLLFERFLNPERISLPDIDIDFPDYRRDDVIQYVRERFGNDHVAQVLTFGTFAGKASIRDAGKAFGLNSGFVDRVAKAMNSALTLEEAEQQGLFSSFQSTELDTLLFFAKQLEGMLRHESTHAAGVIISDRPLKEKVALQYGSDERVITQADMDSLDALGYVKFDFLGLKNLTLLEQMLRLIEGATNQKLNLRDIPFDDEKTFRLLQQGESTGIFQLESDGMRRVLKQLKPSSFNDIVATTSLYRPGPMTFIKDYIQSKHEQKKTFSHHVEINRILQPTFGVIVYQEQIIQLIQISAGYSLAEADIFRRAISKKQRELMNKDSFVERSIARGYTKEEAETLFTLIEKFSNYGFPKSHATAYSMISYWLAYLRVHYQEAFFAALCSANWQDHQKLYNYIYEARKAGVEVLPPSIQDSHALFTVEKACIRFGLLPITTVNRRIVDQIKEARTTPFQDFFTFVAKVYSSTITQPVLTALIKAGACDHWGYSRAVLLANVDKAIAFAKQIDDFKQSAGSLFTINPVTPAYIDIEPSTKMEEIGWEREVLGFYFSGHPIENEKERLAPFHRTTLIQAEPSRKGIRVGVLVKALKKITTKKGKAMAFFIGSDETEECECVVFPTVWKDVETVLTEGSLVLLHGIVEEREGKKQFIVQKAIDLNQLPSTESKQFLHVYIEKEQDVPTKLSDLKYILSQDRGTAPVILYRKKNHTKIKLPDKYAVQPSKRTIQLLKRLFGEDNVRIEEREDEQE; encoded by the coding sequence TTGAGCACCTTGCTTTCAAATATTTATAGTGAGCATAGTCTACTTCAGTCCGGCTTAACGATAAAAGCCTATGTACAGCAAGCTAAGCAATTAGGATATAAAAACCTTGCATTAACAGACAAGCATACATTAAGTGGCGTGTACGATTTCTTAAAAGAGTGTGAGAAAGTTGATATGAAACCATTGGTCGGGCTAGAATGCACAGTCCTTGTTAAAGACGTTCGACTTACCGTACGCTTGCTTGCTAAAAATAAGCAAGGTTATCAACAACTAGTTGAACTAAGCTCAGCGATGCGGATGAGCAAGGAGAACGGAATTTCATATGAAGTTTTTCAGCAACATACAACGGCGTGTATTGTTTTATTGTCGCGTCAGTCATTTACTCAAGCGAAGGACTGGCACAAAAGGTGGTTAGCACTTACTTCACATAGTGAAGGAAGATTAGAAATTCATGGTGCAAGTGATTATACACTTATCGAATTTGCGGAAGCGCATGGTATTGTATGCGTGGCAGCACCGCCTATTCGATTTTTGAAAGAGGAAAACTACGATTTCTATCGTTTGCTCACTGCAATTGGCGCAGGAACAACGGTGGATCATGTAGTGCTAGAAGAAGAATCGGAAAACGCGTACTTATTGTCGTTAACAGAACGGAAGAAACGGTTCTCAGAAGCACTTCTGCAGGAGACGGATGCGTTGGCTGACAAGATAGAGACGTTTACTCTTTTTCAAAAGCCGACTATCCCACGCTTTGACGGTTTAGAAGAAAAAGAGGCACATGAACAACTGCAGGAAAAAGCAATGAAAGGATTTCAGCAACGGTACCAGTCCAACCCTTCGGAAGAAGCAATGGAGCGATTGGAAAAAGAACTAAACGTAATTAAACAGCTTGGTTTTGCTTCGTACTTCTTAATTGTGGCTGATTTTATGAATTATGCTCATCGCTCTAATATTCTTACAGGGCCAGGAAGGGGTTCCTCTGCTAGCTCTATTGTTGCTTATGCATTGCGTATTACAGATGTTGATCCTCTTAAGCATGGTCTGCTCTTTGAACGTTTTTTAAATCCAGAGCGAATTTCGCTACCAGATATTGATATTGATTTTCCTGATTACCGTCGAGACGATGTGATTCAATACGTTCGAGAACGGTTTGGAAACGATCACGTCGCGCAAGTGTTGACGTTCGGTACGTTTGCAGGAAAAGCGTCCATTCGAGATGCAGGAAAAGCGTTTGGACTGAACAGTGGCTTCGTTGATCGTGTTGCAAAGGCGATGAATTCAGCGCTCACATTGGAAGAGGCTGAACAGCAAGGGCTATTTTCATCGTTTCAATCAACTGAGCTTGATACACTTCTTTTCTTTGCAAAGCAATTAGAAGGCATGCTCAGACATGAATCAACTCATGCTGCTGGAGTGATTATTAGCGATCGTCCCCTTAAAGAAAAAGTAGCTCTTCAGTATGGAAGCGATGAACGGGTCATTACACAAGCGGATATGGATAGTCTTGATGCGCTCGGGTACGTAAAATTTGATTTTCTTGGCTTGAAGAATTTGACATTGCTTGAACAGATGCTCCGTTTAATTGAAGGAGCAACAAATCAGAAACTCAATTTGCGCGATATTCCATTCGATGATGAGAAGACGTTTCGCTTATTACAACAAGGAGAATCAACGGGTATTTTCCAATTAGAATCAGACGGAATGAGACGTGTGTTAAAGCAGTTAAAGCCGTCCAGTTTTAATGATATTGTCGCAACGACTTCGTTGTATCGACCAGGTCCAATGACATTTATTAAAGACTATATTCAAAGCAAACATGAGCAGAAAAAAACATTTTCTCACCATGTGGAGATTAACCGCATTCTACAACCAACTTTCGGTGTCATCGTCTACCAGGAACAAATTATTCAATTGATACAAATTAGTGCTGGATATAGTCTTGCTGAGGCAGACATATTTCGACGAGCCATCAGTAAAAAACAGCGAGAGTTAATGAATAAGGATTCTTTTGTCGAGCGGTCGATAGCACGAGGTTATACGAAAGAGGAAGCAGAGACGTTATTTACATTAATTGAAAAATTTTCGAATTACGGATTTCCAAAGTCTCACGCAACGGCTTACAGTATGATCAGTTATTGGCTGGCTTATTTGCGTGTGCACTACCAAGAAGCGTTTTTTGCGGCACTCTGTTCAGCCAATTGGCAAGATCATCAGAAGCTTTACAACTATATTTATGAAGCTAGAAAAGCAGGCGTTGAGGTGCTTCCACCATCTATTCAAGATAGTCATGCTTTATTTACTGTGGAAAAAGCGTGCATTCGCTTTGGGCTACTTCCAATTACAACCGTAAATCGGCGCATCGTAGATCAAATTAAAGAAGCAAGAACGACACCGTTCCAAGATTTCTTTACCTTTGTTGCAAAGGTGTATTCTTCAACCATCACGCAACCAGTTCTAACTGCATTAATTAAAGCCGGTGCATGTGATCATTGGGGATATTCACGAGCGGTTTTATTGGCAAACGTAGATAAAGCAATTGCATTTGCTAAACAAATTGATGATTTTAAGCAGTCAGCAGGTAGTTTGTTTACGATTAATCCAGTTACACCTGCCTATATAGATATTGAACCATCAACAAAGATGGAAGAAATCGGGTGGGAGAGAGAAGTGCTTGGGTTTTACTTCTCTGGTCATCCAATTGAAAATGAAAAGGAGCGTCTCGCGCCTTTTCACCGCACGACACTTATCCAAGCGGAACCTTCAAGAAAAGGTATTCGAGTAGGGGTGTTAGTGAAAGCACTAAAAAAAATTACAACAAAAAAAGGGAAAGCAATGGCTTTTTTTATTGGAAGTGACGAGACGGAAGAATGTGAGTGTGTAGTTTTTCCTACTGTGTGGAAAGATGTGGAAACGGTCTTAACTGAGGGAAGCCTCGTGCTTTTACATGGAATTGTAGAGGAAAGAGAAGGAAAAAAACAGTTCATTGTTCAAAAAGCGATTGATCTGAATCAACTGCCGTCAACTGAAAGTAAACAATTTCTACACGTTTATATTGAAAAAGAGCAAGATGTGCCGACGAAATTAAGTGATTTAAAATACATCTTAAGCCAAGATAGGGGGACAGCACCTGTCATCCTATATCGAAAAAAAAATCATACCAAAATAAAGCTTCCAGATAAATATGCTGTGCAGCCGTCAAAGCGAACGATCCAGCTTTTAAAACGGTTATTTGGTGAAGATAACGTCCGCATAGAAGAACGTGAGGATGAGCAAGAATAA